The Thermodesulfobacteriota bacterium genome contains the following window.
CTCCTCGCTGATGGTGGCCTTGTCCACCAGGAGGCTGCCCTTGTGGTCGAACATCCAGCCCACGCAGCCGAACTCGCCCAGATTGCCGCCGTGCTTGGAGAAGAAGTGGCGGACATCGGCCACCGTGCGGTTGCGGTTGTCGGTCATGGTCTCGACCAGCACCGCCACCCCGCCCGGGCCGTAACCTTCGTAGGTGATCTCCTCGTAGACCGCCCCGTCCAGCTCGCCGGTGCCCCGCTTGATGGCCCGGTCGATGTTCTCCTTGGGCATGTTCTCGGTCTTGGCCTCGAGAACCGCGGCCCGCAGCCGGGGGTTGCCGGTCGGGTCGCCGCCGCCGGCCCGGGCCGCCACGGTGATCTCCCGGATGAGCCGGGTGAAGATCCGGCCCCTTTTGGCGTCGATGGCGCCCTTTTTCCGTTTGATCGTGCTCCACTTCGAATGTCCAGACATCTAATCCTCCTTCACAAATCCGGTGCCGAGGACAAAGACCTCCCGGCTTTCGCTCCGGGAGGCCTTGGGCTTGACGATCCGCACCTGGGTGAATCTCGTTCTGACTGCCGCAACGAAGCTGTCGAGATCTTCGCCCTGGAAGACCTTGCAGTAGAGGCTGCCGCCGGGCCGCAACAGGGCCGCCGCCACCTCCAGGGCCCGGCTGGCCAGTCGGACCGACTGGAAATGATCGACGTCCTTGCGGCCGGTGGTTCGGGGCCCGAGATCACTCAGGATTACGTCGAACTGCGGGCAGCGCTCCGCGAGCCTGGGCACGAGATCCGGGTCGAAGACATCGCAGGTCAGCGCCTCGACGGGGGCGGCTTCCGGGCCGGGATCCGGCGGGCGGCCGCTCTCCCGGTCCACCCCCACCACCTGGCCGCTGCGGCCCACGGTACGGGCTGCGAAAAGGCTCCAGCTGCCGGGCTGGCAGCCGAGATCCAACACCCGGGCGCCGGTCGAAAGCAGGCGGTAACGGGTTTGAACCTCGTCGAGCTTGTAGACCGAGCGGGCCGGGTAGCGCTCCTTCTTGGCCTTGTGGAAGTAGTAGTCCTGGACCTTGCGCATGTGCCCACCCAGGCTTGCAGGCATGGCGCCGCACCCGGCCCAGGAAATCCGGCGCCACCGCCGGAGGATGGATCGGCCAGCGCATCGGCTGGCGCCGCCGAAAGGATCCCGCCGGAAAGCACCCGCGGCACCGGCGCGACGTGGCCACACGGTCGGCCGCCGCACAGAACAACGGCCGAAGATACCCCATGCCCCCGCTTTTTCAAGGGGGAATGGCGCCGGCCAGGCTCAGCGCCAGCCACCCTCCCGGCCACCCGACGGCGAGCGGGGAGGTCCGGTCCGGGGGGGCCGGCCGCCGGTCTTGGGCATGGCACGGATGATCGCCCGCAGCACCCGGTTGACGGCCTCCGAAGAGGGAAAGACCTCTGCCACGTCCGGGTCCAGGCTGACCACCGTGCCGTTGTCGCTGGCGCCGGGATAGCGCTCCGGTCGGGTCTTGCGGCGATCGAACCGCTCGTGGGGCCGCTGCTCATCCGGCCAGGGCCGCGTCCGCTCCGGACGGAAGCCCTCGCCCTGACCGGCGAAGCGGTCCGGCCGCGGCCGGCGACGGGGGAGGCGATCAGCCACCGCGGGCTGCTCCTGGACCGGCTCGCTCCGCTCAGGCTTGGCCTCCTGCGGCTCCTCCCCCGGACGGTCGGCCTTGCGCTTGCGCCGCACAGTGGGGCGCTCCGGTTGCGGCTCCTCCGCCCAGGGGCGGTCCTTGTCGTTGCTGCTGGCCTTCTTCATGGCATGGTCTTCCTTCGGAGGTGTGGGATGGTCAGGGAGCCGGCGAGCCGGTGAGGTCGGCCGGGGGCCGGCGCCCGCGGGACAGTTGGTCCTGCTCTGGTTGATGACGGGGGCCACGGCGGGGCATGCCGGCCGGGACATGGTGGCTCTGTGTGAAGCCGGTCGAGGGTCGTCTCCCTGAAGGTCCGGGGGAGGGGCGGCAGGCGGTCCCGGTGCCGTGTCCGGCAGGGGGAGCGGCGAGAGCCGGTGGTGCCTTCATCGACCCCTGCACAAGAGGTCGCATGTTTCGGGCCGGCGGTCAACCGATATAAGCAGGATGGATGGCGCCGGATGGCGCCGGCGATGGGCCGGCCCGCCCGCGACCGGCGCGCCGGCCACGGGCGGATAAGCCGGGGGGGCCTCAGATCATGAAGGTCTTGTCATGCTCGGCCAAAAGATCGATATACTCGGGCGCGGCTTTGAGCTCACAGCCCGTGATGAACTCCTCCGGGTCCAGGAGCCGCTTGTCGACGCAGGCCTTGCAGACATAGATCGGCGTGCCGTTCTTGCTCAGGTAGTCGAGCTGGGCCTTCATGGTCTCCCGGGTGGTGGTGGAGAAGTCGTCGCTGATGCCGAACTGGGCCCAAAACACGCCATCCTCCAGAAGGAAGATCGAAACATCGTGCCCCTTCTCCTTGGCCACCTTGGCAAAGTGAAAGGCGCGAGCCACCATCATTCCGTCCTGGATGCCCTTGGAGATCGTGAACAGCATCTTGGCCATGGTGCGTAATCCTCCTTCGTCCGCGGTAAAGGTGAGAAAAATGGCCGGGGATGGCCGGCCCGGCCGGTCATCCCCGGAAGCAGTCCTCGCGGTTTGGCAGCCGGCGATAGACTAGCCGGTGCTAGTTACCAGATTGCGCGCCAATTGACAACCACAATATTGAGGATCAGGGGAAATTTGTGCTGCGGAAAGGCTGCGCCGCGCTGGCTGTCAGCAAAGCAGCTAGGCGACCATCCGCGGCCAGCAGGCTCACCAGTTGGCGGTGACCGGCCGGCAGCGCCAGGGAGGCCAAGTCCGTGGCGGTGACCCAGCGATACTCCTGGGCTGCGTGCAGGACCACCCGCGGCTCGGCTGCGAGGAGCCGGCACGAGAAGCAGTGCTGGGTGACCCGGTAGCGGGTGTAGGTGTGGCGCACCACGGCAAGAGGCGCCAGCTCGCCCACGGCAAGCTCGGTCTCCTCGGCGAATTCCCGCACCAGGGCCGCCGCCGCCGATTCCCCGTCCTCGATCTCGCCGCCGGGCAGCTCCCAGAGGTTGGCCCACACTCCCACCGCCGGCCGCTTCTGGACAAAGACCCGGCCCTGGTGCACCAGCATGCCCGTGGCCATGATGATGGGGATCGTCCGCGGTCGGCCGGCCCGGCCCGGCCGCTCATGGATGGTGTCCCGGGCCCGGGCCAGGCAGAACGAGGCCACCGGGCAGACCGGGCAGCGGGGCCGCCGGGGCAGGCAGACCAGGGCCCCCAGCTCCATCAGGGCCTGGTTGAAAGCCCGGGGCGCGGTTGCCGGCAGGAGCTCGCCGGCCAGCTCCCAGACGCCTTCCTTGAAGGCGGGATCGCTCGCCCGCCCCGGCAGATCGAAGAGCCGGGCCAACACCCGGATCACATTGCCATCCACCGCCGGAAAAGGGGCATCAAAGGCGATGCCCATGATGGCACCGGCGGTGTAGCGGCCGATCCCCGGCAAGGCCAGGAGGGCCTGGTGGTCGGCGGGAATCTGGCCGCGGAAGCGCTCCACCAGGATGCGGGCGCAGGCCATGAGCTGCCGGGCCCGGCGGTAGTAGCCCAGGCCCTCCCAGGCCTTGAGCACCTCCTCCTCGGAGGCGGCGGCCACCGCCGCGGCGTCCGGAAAGAGGGCCAGCCAGCGCTGGAAGTAGACTACCGCCCGCTCCATCCGGGTCTGCTGGAGCATGATCTCCGAAATCCAGACCTGATACGGATCGTAGGTGCGGCGCCAGGGCAGATCGCGGCCATGGGCCGCGAACCAGTCCAGGAGGGACGAAACGAGACGGTGACGATTCATGGTGCAGCCAGGGAAACGCGCCCGTCCGGCGCAATGGCGGCGCCGGGTGGGCTCCTCCAGGAGGATCGACCACCAGCGACCGCGCATCCAGGACCGCAAGCCTCCAAGGGGCGTCCCCTCGGCGCCTGGCCGGGCGGCTCTACGCCTCCTTGTCCAGGGCCTCCAGGAGTCTCCGTGGACCGAACCGGTACAAGGCCGCGCCTTCCGCCTTCATCCTTCATTGAGAACGTCAAGGTAGCGGTCGTAGACAAAGAGCCGGTTCCTGCGCTTGCCGGTCAGCTCGCGCACGGTCCCGAGGTCAGCGAGGAGCTCCATGGCCGACGAGGCGGCCGGGAACGACAGGCCCGTGCTGCGGCAGACCTCGGGCATGGAGAGGATGGGGCGCGCCTTGAGCGCATCGTGCACGCGCAGCGCCGAGCCGGCCCGGCGGCCGCTGGGCTCGATCCGGGACCGGTCGGTCTTGAACATCTCGGCCAGCCGCTGGGCTGTGGAGACCGCGCCTTCGGCGGTCTGGCGCACGCCTTCCAGAAAAAAGGCGAGCCACGCCTCCCAATCGCCGGTGCGGCGTACCCGGTCGAGCAGCTCATAGTAGGTGGCCCGGTTCTGCTTCAGGTAGAGGCTCAGGTACAGGAGCGGCTCGCGCAGCAAGCCGGCGTGGCAAAGCAGGAAGGTGATGAGCAGCCGCCCCACGCGGCCGTTGCCGTCCAGAAACGGGTGGATGGTCTCGAACTGAACGTGCGCCAGCGCGGCCCGCACCAGCACCGGCAGCCCGTCGCTCTCGGCGTGCAGGAACCGCTCGACCGCCGACATGCACTCGGGCACTGCCGTGTGGGGCGGGGGCACGAAGACCGCGTTGCCCGGCCGGCTGCCGCCGATCCAGTTCTGCGAGCGCCGGAGCTCGCCCGGCTCCTTGCCGCTGCCCCGGCCGCGCGAGAGCAGCACACCGTGGATCTCCCGGAAGAGGCGGTTGGAGAGGGGAAAGCCTTCCCGCAGGCGCCTAAGCCCGTGGTTCAGGGCCGCGATGTAGTTTGACACCTCGACGACGTCATCGAGGGGAACCCCCGGCGCCTCTTCAAGCTCAAAGAGCAGCAGGTCCGAGAGCGACGACTGCGTCCCCTCGATCTGGGAGGAGAGCACAGCCTCCTTGCGCACGTAGGCATAGAGGAAAAGCGCCATATCGGGCAGAAGGACGGATACGCCGTCGAGGCGCCCGACCGCGAGCACGGCGGATTCCAGTGCCCGCTGGAGCCCGCCATCGAACATGAGCGGCGGGTTCGGGGGCAGAGGTGCCGGCACAAAGGCGCGGACCTGTTCCCCGCCGACGCTTGTGACTTCGTACCGGCCGGTCTCCCCGCGCTCCATGGAGCTCGCCCCTCCTGTTCACGAAAACTGAATAGGCCCAACTGCTATTAAGATTTCAGGGGTGAAGTTTAACCAAGACTCCTTTCCCACGCCACCGCATCTTCAGCCCCTTCTGGTCGCCCCGACGCCGGCCGGCCGCCAGACGCCCTACGCCGCCCGATTCACGTCGGCATCGAGCAGATAGGCCATCAGGACCCGACCCCCAGGCTGTGGCCGAGCTGGTGGAAGGTGGCCATCTTCCGGAAGCCGAGGAGACGGAAGGCCTCCGTGAACGACGAACGGCCTTCCAGGGTGCTGATCACCAACGCTCGAGCGAAACGCTTGCTCGCCCGCGCCCCCTCCGGTGCCTCTCGATGCCCTGGGCAAGGGCCGCGCCCGAGAACCGAGCCACCCGTAGCCGCGGGTAGTCGAGGCGTGGCTTGCGCGCCTCGGCGGGCAGGGCGATCCACACCTCGGCGGGGTTCTGGGTCGTCAGCCCATGAAAGCGCAGGGCGGTGAGCAGGCAAAAGACCCCGGAGGGCACGCGCTTGCCGACCTGGGCGAGGGTGTGCTCGGCGGTCAGCAGGTGCCGACTCGCCACATAAATTCCGCGGGCCTGCCGCTCCACCCATTTCCAGCCGTCACTCCACCCGCCCGCCTGTCACCTCCGCCAGCATGCGGACGATGTCGTGCTCGATGGCCCGGATATCGGCCTCGATCTCCGCCAGGGGGCGGGGCGGCGTATACCGGTAGAAGTAGCGGTTCGCGCAGCTCCGGATCGGGCTCGGGGCTGCCGTCCGGGTGGCGGCAGATCGCGGCGGTCTCGTCCCGCTCCGCCAGGGCGGAGAGGATCGCCTTCCGGGCCGGTGCCGGCAGCCTCAGGCCGGCCTTGCGGGCGGCGTTATCGAGGGCGCGCTCGAAATCGCCGCGATCCCGGAACACGGTGCCCGGGAGCCGGGTCACGAGGTTGCGGATCGCCGCCTGGAGCGCCCGGCCCTCCGCCTCTTCCTTTGCACCGGCCGTGCCCTTCTTCTTCGACTGCGCCAGGGCCTGGAACCTCTTCTCCTCCGCAAGCCGCGCGATCCGCGCAGGCGCCGCCTGGAAGTTGAGCCGCAGCGGCCGCTCCACGGTGATCTTGCGGAAGCCGAAGTGGGTGGTCGGAAAGATGCGGCTGACCACGACCTCGTCATCCTGGCCGTTCTTGGCGAGCCGGCGGGTGTCGCCGTCCCGGCAGTCGGCGAGGATGGTGACGATGTCCTGGGCCCGGTCGGGCGGGATCTCCCGGCGCTTGTCGCCGAGGCTTTTTCGCATCGGCACCCAGAAGGCGGTGGCGTCGATGAGCTGGACCCTGCCCCGGCGTGCTTCCGACTTGCGGGTGGTCACCACCCAGACGTAGGTGGCGATCCCCGTGTTGTAGAAGAGCTGCTCGGGAAGCGCGATCAGGGCCTCCAGCAGATCGTGCTCCAGGATATGGCGGCGGATCTCGCTCTCGCCGCGCCGGCGTCACCCGTGAAAAGCGGCGAGCCGTTCATGATGATGGCGATGCGCGAGCCGCCTTCCCTGGGCTCCTTCCCGTGGGCGAGCATGTGCAGGAGGAAGAGAAGCTGTGGCTCACCCGTTCACTCTCCAGACCATGATCCCGTGTTGGACCCTGCCCGATGCAGCCTCCACGAACTCTCCTCCATCCTGGGACGAGACGATACCCGAATCGGGTTCTCCCATCAAGGTGCAGGAATAACGGTAGGATAGCGGCCCAATGGGATGCCGGCAGGCCGTGATCTGTCCAGGGTCGAAGACGGACCGTTTCCAGCGCTATGCCACGGAGGCGGATCAGGACCGCAAGCCGCCTTCGGGCCAGACCCGGGGGGTGACGGGGGCGCTGCGACAGCCCCCCCGTTCCCGGCTCGCTCTTCACCGGGTCAGGATGCGGTAGATCTCCGGCAGGCGGGCGGGCAGTTTGGCGACGTCGTCGAGGACGATGGACTCGACGGCGCCGTAGAGGTGGGCGACGTAGTCCCGGGCTTGGCGGTCGATGGTGATGCCGAAGGGGTGGATGCCCCGCACCTTGGCCTCGATGAGGGCGTGGCGGGTGTCCTCGATGGCGTAATCCCCCTTGTAGTCGTCGTAGTCCTCGGGCTTGCCGTCGGAAAGGATGATGAGGAGGCGCACCCGGGCGTCGGCGGCGGCCAGCAGCCGGGTGGCGTGGCGGATGGGCGGGCCCATGCGGGTGTACTCCCGGGGGGCCAGGGCGGCGATCCGCTGCCGGACGGCGTCGCCGTATGGCTCCTCCAGGTGCTTGACGTGGAAGATTTCGGAGCGCAGGCGCCGCATGCCGGAATAACCATAGACGGCGTAGCGGTCCCCCAGCCGTTCCAGGGCCTCGCAGAGGAGCACCAGGGCCTCCTTGATGGTCGCACCCACCCAACCCTCGGTGGAGGAGGACAGGTCTACCAGAAAGCAGGTGGCGATGTCCCGCTCGTTCCGGAGCTGACGGATGAAGAGCTTCTCCGAGGGCGGCTGGCCGGCGGCCTGATCGGCCAGCATCTCGGTGACCGCATCGAGGTCGATCTCCTCCCCCTCGGTCTGGCGGCGCACGAAGCGGTAGTCAGCGCGCAGCATTTCGAACTGGCGGCGCAGGTGGACCAGAAGCCCCCGGCGGCGGGTGAGGGTCTCGGCCACGAAATCCGACTGCACCGGCGTCAGCTCTTTTTCCAGCAGCCGGCACCAGTTCCTGCGGAAGCCGGCCCGCCGATAGTCCCACTCGTCATAGGTGAGGGGACCGGTGGCCGCTTCGCCGGCAAGCGGGGCGGCCACCTCCCGGCCGACGCCCCCGGCACCGGCCATGTCGAGGGCACTTTGCACGTAAGCCGCCGGCAGGGCGCCCAGGTCGGTCGCAATCTCCCGGGCCAGGGAGCGCAGGCCCTCCGACAGCCGGACCTCCCGGTCGGCCACCTGGATCATGAGCTCCGGCTCCCGGGCCTTCGTCTCGTCCCTGGGTGCCCCCCCGGCCGCCGCCGGGACGGCCACCGCGGCGTCGCCCTGGGGTCTGGCCACTGTCGGCCCGGGAGACGGCGGCGGCAGCACCCCCAGCTCCTGGGTCAGGAGCCGGCCCAGGGCCTCCACGAACTGCTGGCGGGCTTCCTGGCGGCGGCGCAGCCGGCCCGCTGCCACCGCTGCCAGATCCGGCTCGCCCAGAAAGAGGAGCGGCGGCGGCACAAGGCCTCCCCGGGGCAGGTCGGCCAGAAGCTGGCCCAGGCCGGCGGCGACCGCCAGGCTGTCGGCGCTGGTCGCCGCCGGCTTGACCAGGCGGGCCAGGAGGCCTGCGGCCTGGCCGATCCTGGCGGCCAGCTCCGGTGGGCCCTCCCCGGCCGTGCCCAGCCCCAGGCGCCACAGGGTCTCCACCACCCCGTGCCCGGGCGCCAGCAGGGCCGGGGCCGGGCGGCCGGTGACCAGGAGCGGCCACAGCGGGGCGAGATCACTGGCCAGGCCAGGCAGCCGGCGGCCGAGCCTTGCCAGCAGGCGCCGGCCCTCGGCCAGCCAGTAACAAGCCGCGGCCAGGTCCGGCCGGCTGCTGCTGGCGAGGGCCGCCGCCAGGTCCTGATGGCTGCCGTCCGGCAACGCCGGCCAGAAGGAGCCCTCGGCGAGCATCAGCCATTGCCAGGAGGCGACCAGCTTGTAGACCAGGCGGTGGGCGGCGCCATCGGCCCCCAGATCGATCTCCGCCGGCAGGAAGATGGTGGCCACATCGGTGCCGGCCCAAGGCGCCGGGGCCAGATCGATGCTGCGGCCGGCCAGACTCCGGAGATACGGCAACAGCCGGCCGGCCACTGCCGGGAAGGCCACCCCGCCCCGATCCCGCAGGCGGCACAGGAAGCGGCGCTCCACCTCGGCCATGAAGAGGCGCGCCGCGGCAAGGCCGCCGCCCTCGTAGGCGTCCAGGATCCCCTTCACCCAGTCCGGCAGCTGCCGGGGGGTCAGGCAGCCCAGGGCCTGGGGCACCTCGGCCAGAAAGGCGAAGGTCAGCCCCTGGCTCACCGGCCAGATGACCGGCACCTGGTCCAGCACCGCCGCCAGCTCCGGCGGCTCCAGGGCGGCCAGCCCGCCGGCGGGCTCGTCCAGGACCCAGGAGACCGGCGGCTGTGGACCCATGCGGCGCGCCAGCTCATGGCGCACAACGGCTCGTTCCATGCTGCCTCGATGCGGGGGCTGCGGCTGACTTTCTGCCGCGCCACCACGCGCTCCTTACGGAAAGACGGCGGAGACCATCTCCTCCAGCGCGGCGAGAAGCTCGGGGTCGTCGCTGAGGGCGCCGGCCACCGCCACCCGGCAGGCGGTGCGGGCCGGGATGCCGGCGGCGATCAGCTTGCCGGCGTGAACCAAAAGACGGGTGCTGGCGCCCTCCGGCAGACCGCTGTCGGTGAGCCCGCGGGTCATGGCCGCCAGCTGCACCAGACCGGCAGCCAGGCCCTCCCCCACCCCGGTCTCGTGGCGGACGATGGCCGCCTCCCGCGCCGGGTCCGGATAGGAAAACTCCAGGGCCACGAAGCGCTGGCGGGTGGAGGGCTTGAGGTCCTTGACCACGCTCTGGTAGCCCGGGTTGTAGGACACCGCCAGCATGAACTCCGGCGGCGCCACCACCACCTGGCCGAGCTTTTCCACCGGCAGCTCCCGCCGGTCGTCGGCCAGAGGGTGGATGACCACGGTGGTGTCCTTCCGGGCCTCGACGATCTCATCGAGGTAACAGATGGCCCCCGCCCGCACCGCCATGGTCAGCGGGCCGTCGGTCCAGACCGCCTCACCGCCCTTGATGAGGAACCGTCCCACCAGGTCGGCGGTGGACAGGTCGTCGTGACAGGAGACGGTGACCAGCGGCCGGCCCAGGGACCAGGCCAGGTGCGCCATGAACCGGGTCTTGCCGCAGCCGGTGGGGCCTTTGAGGAGAAGCGGCAGCTCTTGGCGGTACGCGGTGGTGGCAATCGTGAGCTCGTCCGCCAGGGGCAGATAGTACGGCTCCTCCTGGGGAGCCTGGGTGATACGATGGTCCTGCGCGTGCATGGGCGCCTCGTCTCCAAACGATCCGGGCCGGGCCAAGCGCGGCCGCACGGCCATTCCCGTGCGGCCGCCCGCAATCACCGACCCATTCAGTGGGAATGATTATTATAATCCGACACCAGTCGCGGGCAAGGCTGGCGGCCCGCGATTTTTGCTGACGTTGCCAACCGCTCTGAAATTCGACGAGCAGGGGCGCCTGGCCAGCCTGACCGGCCCCGGCGGCGTGCGCCTCTGGCTCGATCATGATGCCAGCGGCCTGGTGACCGCCATCCGCGCCTCGGTGGCCGCCTCCCGCTGCTCGATCACGGACAAGGAGGCGTCGATCACCCGGCAGCGGTCAGCAGCGAGAGCGAGAGCGATCTGCCGGTAACCTGCGGTCAGGGGCGTAGATGACCAGGGAACCGCGCTTCTGTGCCCGGCGGACGAAGACCTGGTCCTGGATGTACTCGCGGATAGTCATGGAGCAGAAGCCCTTCGGTGGGTTGTGTCGAGCCCGTTACCCGCGGCCGCGCACAAGGCTCGTTTGGCCAATGGCAGCCCGTAACAGGCCGATTGTCCGTGCGCAACCTGTGTCGCGCCCATTTTATGCTCGCGCACATAAATTTTATGAGCGCGCTCTTAAATTACGTGCCTCGCTCATAAACGGCCGCCTTCCTCGTACCCGTTCGTCTTAGGCGCCCGGCCTCCACGAGTTGCTTGAGCAGCCGAGAGGCTTGGTGCTCTCCCAGCCGGCACAGATCCATCACGTCGCGCCGGCGGATGTTGCCGTGCTCGCGCACGTACCGCAGGACCATCTCTTCCTGCTGAATGGGCTCGAACCCGGCCTGCCGCACGTATTCGGCCTGCCGGCCGAGATTCCGGTAGACCTTGGCGCTCAGGGTGTAGGTACGGCCCCTCTTCACGCCATGGGCCTCGACCAGCCCGGCCTCCACGAGGCCTTCAAGTACTCCCCGGGCCAACGTCGAATCCTTCTGGATCGCCTTCGCCACCTGGCCCACGTCAACCCTCCGCCCCTCCCGGAGATCCGCCAGGGCGATCAGCGCGTCGAGGGCCAACGGTACGCGCCTCCGGTCTTCGTACTCCAAGATCATCCGGAGGAAGGGCACGTCGGCCTCAGCCTGGCTGAAGCGCACCACGACGCCGTTCGCATCGGACCGGCCGTAGTCGGGCGGCGGGCGGCCATAGCGCAGGAGCCCCTTGAAGATCAGATCGACCCCACGCCCCGTCCGCTCAGCAAGCCCGATGCGCTTCAAGGCGTCCGCCAGGGCCGGGTTCCTCGGCCGCGGCTCGACTGTGAGAAGGTTCTCCAGGGTCACGCCCTCCACGAACCCGCCCGGGTTGCTGACGGTGAGCCCATCGTCGTTCCAGCGCACGTGGACGGCGCCGAGCCGGGTGTAGTCCCGGTGGCACACGGCGTTGATGAACGTCTCGCGGAACGCCCTCCGGTCGAAGGTGGGGATCGGCACACGGAAAAGCCCAACCTGAATCTCCTCCTCTGTAACCCGGGTGGAGAATTGCTCTTCGATACGCTCGAAGACCCGCAGGAGGGGCCAGCGGTGGAAGTCGTTAACCCGGACCTCGGTGCCCTCCAGCACCTGGAACGCCACCTCGTGGGTGGGCAGGTGTGCGCGCAAGGACGGCTCCAGACCCAGGAGCAGCAGGCCTGTCACCGTGGGAACCCGGCGGCCCTCCTCGGTACGGACGAGCCCCAGGGCGCCGTCCAGTTCCCGGTCGCCGAGGCCCAAGAGCGCTCGATCGCCGCCGAAGCGCTCGACCATCTGCCGCAGCCGTTGCCGCTCCAAGGGGTCCAGGTCCTGCTCCGATGCCCCGGCCACGGGCAGGGCCGAGTAGTCCAGGAGCCCGAGGTCGGACTGGCGCGAGGCGAACTCATGGGGAAGGAAGGGTACGCACTCGGGACTGCCGTCGGCCTTGAGCCTGCGGCGCTGGAGGAGGCCGTCCGCTGTGGCGACGAGCCGGTGCGACTTGGGGACCTCGATGCGCGCCACCAGGGTGCCAGCTTCCTCCACGGCGGTCACCCGTACCGACACCGGCGGCACGGTGCGATTGGCGATCAGGGCGGCCAGCCCCGTGAGGTTCAGGTGTTCGGCGTGGAGGCCGGTGATCTGCCCGTCTTTCTCGACGCCGAGGTACAGTTCGCCACCGTCGGTGTTGGCGAGACAGACCACGGCGGCGGCGAGGTCGGCGTCGCGCAGCCGCTTCGCGTCGCTCTTGAGCTCCACGGTCATCGACTCGTGCTCGGGAATCGTGCGCCTCATGAGAGTTCGCTCTCGCCCAACAATGTCGACTTCTTCCGCCCCCGCTTCCCCTTCGGCTTCGGCGGCGCGACCTGGCAGAGGTGCTCCAGGCCGTGGGCGATGGCGATGGAGCGGTCCTTCTTGCAGGCGTCCTCTACCGCTTGAGCCAGATGATGTAGGCCAGGTGGGCCCAGTCGTGGTCGCCCTTGGCCAGCTTCTCCCAGCAGGCCTTCAGGTCCTTCTGCCACTTGGGCAGGCGGAAGAGCTTCCACAAGGGGCTCGCGGTGATGAGCACGCCGTCGTTCAGGTTCGGCTTCCAGGGGAGCTTGATGACGCGCTCGATCTCGGCCCGGAGGTCCTCCATCTCCTTCTCCAGGTCCAGCAACTCCTCCAGCCGGGCACGGGGGCCCGTGCCCTCGCGCAGGCCGGCGATCTCGGCCCGCACGACCTTGAGCTTCGGGGCCACGAAGTCGGCCAGGGCGGTGTGCAGGGTCTGGTCGGTGAGGCGGTGGTAGTAGAGCCAGAGGGTGTAGGAGCCCTTGGCTGTGGAGAGGGGCCAGTAGATCGGGGCCTGGCGGCGGCTCTTGGAGTAGCGCTTCAGATGGTCGGCGAAGAAGCCGGAGGGGCGCCGGAACCACTCGCGCAGGGTCTTCACGTCCAGCAGGTCACAAGCCTCGTGCTCAATCCCGTCGGCGCGGTCTTTCCAAACCACCTCAAGGACCTCGCGTACACGGGCGACGATGTCCTCAGGGTGGTGCTCGTCGTCCGCGAGCATACCGTCCCAGGCCACATCGAGCGGGTAACTACCTTCGGCCCGCAGCCGGCGCCCGCTCTCCGGTGAGAGCGGCAGGCCGTCTTCTCCTTGAAGCATCGCAGGCGGACAGATCGGTGTTCTTGCCGGCATTAGCGGCCGAGATCCGCCACCAGAAGAAGCCGGGCTGTCAGTCAGCGTCCTCGTCATCTGTTCCAATAGAGTACTCCGTCAAGATGTTGAGGAAATCAGTCTTCCCGGCATAGTCCAAGTAACCAATGGTGCCCGTGATGATCTCTTTGGCCTTGATGTATCGATTCTGCGGCATCG
Protein-coding sequences here:
- a CDS encoding YebC/PmpR family DNA-binding transcriptional regulator, whose translation is MSGHSKWSTIKRKKGAIDAKRGRIFTRLIREITVAARAGGGDPTGNPRLRAAVLEAKTENMPKENIDRAIKRGTGELDGAVYEEITYEGYGPGGVAVLVETMTDNRNRTVADVRHFFSKHGGNLGEFGCVGWMFDHKGSLLVDKATISEEELMDRALEAGAEDVREDDDGFTVITAPDDFSSVKEALEAAGVRFLETAVTMIPKNTVPISDEKVAKQLVKLLDALEDYDDVQKVHANCDIPDELLEGA
- a CDS encoding RlmE family RNA methyltransferase: MRKVQDYYFHKAKKERYPARSVYKLDEVQTRYRLLSTGARVLDLGCQPGSWSLFAARTVGRSGQVVGVDRESGRPPDPGPEAAPVEALTCDVFDPDLVPRLAERCPQFDVILSDLGPRTTGRKDVDHFQSVRLASRALEVAAALLRPGGSLYCKVFQGEDLDSFVAAVRTRFTQVRIVKPKASRSESREVFVLGTGFVKED
- a CDS encoding DsrE family protein, coding for MAKMLFTISKGIQDGMMVARAFHFAKVAKEKGHDVSIFLLEDGVFWAQFGISDDFSTTTRETMKAQLDYLSKNGTPIYVCKACVDKRLLDPEEFITGCELKAAPEYIDLLAEHDKTFMI
- the mutY gene encoding A/G-specific adenine glycosylase — translated: MRGRWWSILLEEPTRRRHCAGRARFPGCTMNRHRLVSSLLDWFAAHGRDLPWRRTYDPYQVWISEIMLQQTRMERAVVYFQRWLALFPDAAAVAAASEEEVLKAWEGLGYYRRARQLMACARILVERFRGQIPADHQALLALPGIGRYTAGAIMGIAFDAPFPAVDGNVIRVLARLFDLPGRASDPAFKEGVWELAGELLPATAPRAFNQALMELGALVCLPRRPRCPVCPVASFCLARARDTIHERPGRAGRPRTIPIIMATGMLVHQGRVFVQKRPAVGVWANLWELPGGEIEDGESAAAALVREFAEETELAVGELAPLAVVRHTYTRYRVTQHCFSCRLLAAEPRVVLHAAQEYRWVTATDLASLALPAGHRQLVSLLAADGRLAALLTASAAQPFRSTNFP
- a CDS encoding Fic family protein, with product MERGETGRYEVTSVGGEQVRAFVPAPLPPNPPLMFDGGLQRALESAVLAVGRLDGVSVLLPDMALFLYAYVRKEAVLSSQIEGTQSSLSDLLLFELEEAPGVPLDDVVEVSNYIAALNHGLRRLREGFPLSNRLFREIHGVLLSRGRGSGKEPGELRRSQNWIGGSRPGNAVFVPPPHTAVPECMSAVERFLHAESDGLPVLVRAALAHVQFETIHPFLDGNGRVGRLLITFLLCHAGLLREPLLYLSLYLKQNRATYYELLDRVRRTGDWEAWLAFFLEGVRQTAEGAVSTAQRLAEMFKTDRSRIEPSGRRAGSALRVHDALKARPILSMPEVCRSTGLSFPAASSAMELLADLGTVRELTGKRRNRLFVYDRYLDVLNEG
- a CDS encoding N-6 DNA methylase; this encodes MRRHILEHDLLEALIALPEQLFYNTGIATYVWVVTTRKSEARRGRVQLIDATAFWVPMRKSLGDKRREIPPDRAQDIVTILADCRDGDTRRLAKNGQDDEVVVSRIFPTTHFGFRKITVERPLRLNFQAAPARIARLAEEKRFQALAQSKKKGTAGAKEEAEGRALQAAIRNLVTRLPGTVFRDRGDFERALDNAARKAGLRLPAPARKAILSALAERDETAAICRHPDGSPEPDPELREPLLLPVYAAPPPGGDRGRYPGHRARHRPHAGGGDRRAGGVTAGNGWSGRPAEFMWRVGTC